The Cyclobacteriaceae bacterium genome includes a region encoding these proteins:
- a CDS encoding tetratricopeptide repeat protein, whose amino-acid sequence MAKNEEKKDILENSEVIAAKVEGAEHWIEENPKIVFGILGVIVLIVGGYFGYRYWNQSQDTLAQSEMYQAVRYFEADSLNLAMDGDGNNLGFKQVIDDYPMTSAGNLANFYAGAICLKQGKFQLAIFYLEDFKSDDELVQARAYSLAGDANMELKNYEDAATSYMKASDYKPNKSFTPTYLMKAALAFEKSSQNDKAIKAYQRVIDEYWESGEIQNAKKYKARLDGNS is encoded by the coding sequence ATGGCAAAAAACGAAGAAAAGAAGGACATACTTGAGAATTCAGAGGTAATCGCCGCAAAGGTTGAAGGTGCTGAACATTGGATTGAAGAGAATCCAAAAATTGTTTTCGGCATCCTTGGAGTGATTGTTCTGATCGTCGGAGGCTATTTCGGTTACCGTTACTGGAACCAAAGCCAGGATACTCTTGCACAAAGTGAAATGTACCAGGCGGTTCGTTATTTCGAAGCAGACAGTCTTAATCTTGCAATGGACGGAGATGGAAACAACCTCGGATTCAAGCAGGTCATTGATGATTATCCTATGACTTCCGCTGGTAATCTTGCAAATTTTTATGCCGGAGCCATCTGCCTGAAGCAAGGTAAATTTCAATTAGCAATTTTCTATCTGGAAGATTTCAAATCAGATGATGAACTGGTTCAGGCACGTGCCTACAGCCTTGCGGGTGATGCAAACATGGAATTGAAAAACTATGAAGATGCTGCAACCTCTTACATGAAGGCATCCGATTACAAGCCTAACAAATCTTTTACTCCTACCTATTTGATGAAGGCGGCACTTGCATTTGAAAAATCAAGTCAGAACGATAAAGCAATCAAGGCATATCAGCGTGTGATCGATGAGTATTGGGAAAGCGGTGAGATTCAGAATGCCAAGAAGTACAAGGCAAGACTGGATGGGAATAGCTAA
- a CDS encoding 6,7-dimethyl-8-ribityllumazine synthase translates to MAGILKSGSGKSKIDLSNKRFAIVVAEWNEDITEALYEGAVSALTEAGAKKKHVVRHNVPGSFELTLGAQWMTNVKNIDAVICLGCVIQGDTPHFDYICQAVANGITSVNLSSNKPVIFGVLTTLNKTQALERAGGKLGNKGEEAAVTAIKMLELKDNIK, encoded by the coding sequence ATGGCAGGGATTCTTAAATCAGGATCAGGAAAAAGCAAGATCGATTTATCAAATAAGAGATTTGCAATTGTTGTTGCTGAATGGAATGAAGATATAACTGAAGCTCTCTACGAAGGCGCGGTCTCAGCATTGACAGAAGCTGGTGCAAAGAAGAAGCACGTCGTCCGTCACAATGTTCCGGGCAGCTTTGAGCTTACACTCGGCGCCCAATGGATGACGAATGTAAAGAACATTGACGCAGTGATCTGTCTTGGATGCGTCATTCAGGGAGACACTCCGCATTTCGATTACATCTGTCAGGCGGTTGCCAACGGAATTACCTCTGTAAATCTTTCATCCAATAAGCCGGTGATCTTTGGTGTGCTTACAACACTGAATAAAACTCAGGCATTGGAACGTGCCGGCGGCAAACTAGGGAACAAAGGAGAAGAAGCAGCAGTGACAGCAATTAAAATGCTGGAACTGAAAGACAATATAAAGTAA